A window of the Hordeum vulgare subsp. vulgare chromosome 5H, MorexV3_pseudomolecules_assembly, whole genome shotgun sequence genome harbors these coding sequences:
- the LOC123395946 gene encoding pyruvate dehydrogenase E1 component subunit beta-3, chloroplastic-like, whose amino-acid sequence MAVAASPQATAAAAALSRHRSAAVPPVSRSVRVAAAGRRPPGSSRARGGLVARAAVAAKAEAPSSSDSGGHEVLMFEALREAMIEEMTLDPTVCIIGEDVGDYGGSYKVSKGLSEMFGDLRVLDTPIAENSFTGMGIGAAMKGLRPVVEGMNMGFLLLAYNQISNNCGMLPYTSGGQFKIPIVIRGPGGVGRQLGAEHSQRLESYFQSIPGIQMVACSTPYNAKGLLKAAIRSDNPVVLFEHVLLYNLKEKIPDEEYICCLEEAEMVRPGSQLTILTYSRMRYHVMQAVKTLVNKGYDPEVIDIRSLKPFDLHTIGNSIKKTHRVLIVEECMRTGGIGASLRSAIIDNFWDELDTRPVCLSSQDVPTPYAATLEDATVVQPAQIVAAVEEICQS is encoded by the exons ATGGCCGTCGCCGCCTCGCCGCAAGCCacggcggccgccgccgccctctccaGGCACAGATCCGCCGCGGTCCCACCAG TGTCGAGGAGCGTGCGGGTGGCcgccgcggggaggaggccgccggGCTCGTCGCGGGCGCGGGGCGGGCTGGTGGCCCGGGCCGCCGTTGCA GCCAAGGCTGAGGCGCCGAGCTCCTCCGATTCGGGCGG TCATGAGGTCTTAATGTTTGAGGCCCTTCGTGAAGCCATGATAGAAGAGATGACTTTGGATCCGACAGTGTGCATAATTGGTGAAGATGTCGGTGACTATGGAGGTTCATACAAGGTATCCAAAGGCTTGTCTGAGATGTTTGGAGACCTCCGAGTCCTTGATACCCCAATAGCTGAGAATTCTTTCACCGGTATGGGAATTGGAGCAGCGATGAAGGGGCTCAGACCAGTTGTCGAGGGCATGAACATGGGTTTCCTCCTCCTTGCCTACAACCAAATCTCAAACAACTGCGGTATGCTTCCTTATACATCGGGCGGCCAGTTCAAAATCCCAATTGTGATCCGAGGCCCTGGCGGCGTCGGTCGTCAGCTTGGCGCGGAGCACTCGCAGCGTCTTGAGTCCTACTTCCAGTCGATCCCGGGCATCCAGATGGTCGCTTGCTCTACCCCTTACAACGCCAAGGGTCTTCTGAAGGCTGCCATAAGGAGCGACAACCCCGTGGTGCTGTTCGAGCATGTCCTTCTATACAACCTGAAGGAGAAGATCCCCGACGAGGAATACATCTGCTGCCTGGAGGAGGCCGAGATGGTGCGCCCGGGCTCGCAGCTGACCATCCTGACCTACTCCCGCATGAGGTACCACGTGATGCAGGCCGTCAAGACGTTGGTGAACAAGGGGTACGACCCGGAGGTGATCGACATCAGGTCGCTGAAGCCGTTCGACCTGCACACCATCGGGAACTCCATCAAGAAGACCCACCGCGTGCTGATCGTGGAGGAGTGCATGCGGACGGGCGGCATCGGCGCCAGCCTGAGGTCGGCCATCATCGACAACTTCTGGGATGAGCTGGACACTCGCCCCGTGTGCCTGTCTTCGCAGGACGTGCCGACCCCCTACGCCGCGACCCTGGAGGACGCGACCGTCGTGCAGCCCGCGCAGATCGTGGCCGCGGTCGAGGAGATCTGTCAGTCGTAA